One Desulforegula conservatrix Mb1Pa genomic window, GAAGCAGCCTTTTCAAGATCCATGAGCAGACCGTCACCACGAACTATCATGATCTTTCCGGTAAACCCTTCTGAATACAGGGCATGATTCATGCTCTTAAGAAAGTATTCCATAACAGGCATCAGGCTGGCATTAAGAACAGCGGTTGCAGCCCTTTCCTTCATCCCTGGTTTTTTACTTATCTGATGCGAAAGAAATACAGGCTTGGGATCCATCATCTGGATCGCCTTTGCAGCAATAAGTTCATGCGCCGGATTCTGAATACTCATGGAAGCTGTTACGGCATAGGCATCGACCATTCCCCTAAGAGCTTCTATTCCGTCCACAAGCATCTCAAGATCCAGCTTGTTTTCTTCTTCACCTGTAAATGTATGACCGCCGGGAACATATCTAATGGAGAGGGCCGGAAGATCAAGCGGCTTGGTCTGTCCTATTACAAAAAGCCCTACCCTTGATCCCCTGTCTTCAACAACTGCGTTCGTTGCAAGCGTTGTGGAAACATGAACCTCAGCAACTCCTGAAAGATCTTTCAGACGGCCTTCCATAAGTTTTTTGAGGGCAGAAGTAATCCCGAGTGAAAGGTCATAATGTGTAGTTGGAGTCTTGGCAGATGCGAGTACTTTTCTGCTGCTTTTGTCAACAAGAACAGCGTCCGTATATGTCCCGCCTGTATCTATGCCTATTATAAGTGAATTTGAATTCACGACAATCCCTCACTTCAGTCTGAATAATGATTAAAAAACCGATATTCTTTTATATCTTATATATATGGTCATGCAATTTAATTTTACCTGCCTAAGATAAACGCCAATAACAACAATGCAAGAATCAAACTTAAAAATTAGTAATACATGAGTTTTTTGTGGGGCTTTTTCAGTAAAAAGAGGCGACCGCAAAAAATATTGTAATTCTGTCCTATTTTCAGTTATGAGCGTCTTGTATGGTTAATTTGCCGTCAAAAAAGGCCCGATTCGTAGGGTGCTCAAGCTCTAAGGCTTGCGCACCAGATGCGTGTGCCTTCGGCGAGTCGCTTTTTAAAAAAAGCTCCGCAAAAACTTTATGAATATGTCATATGCCTGGAAAACAACCATTTCTTTAGAGGCGTCCTGAATAATTACATTTAAATTTGCAACTGAGTTGCATTTTTTATTTCAAAGCCATATTATTCTTAAAAATCATCCTCTACAAATCAAATATCGAATCAGAAATAACAGGCAAAGGATACGGACATGAAGAATAACCCACTTATTATCATTGCATTATTTGCGATGATGCTACCTCTGACTGTTTACCAGGCCTTAGCTTCTGAAAAAAAAATGCCGGTTTTTGTCAGCATTCTGCCCCAAAAATATTTTGTGGAAAAAATAGGGGGCAATCTGGTTGAAGTCAGTGTAATGGTCGAACCTGGTGCAAATCCTCATACCTATGAGCCAAAACCAGCCCAGATGATCAAGCTTTCTTCATCAAAAATATTTTTTACGATAGGCATAAACTTTGAAGATATCTGGCTGAAAAAAATCACGGCAGCCTCTCCTGATATAAAAATTGTCAGGACAGATGAAGGTATACAGAAACTTGTAATGGATGAAGATGGGCATGAGGGTGAATCCGGCGATGATAAAAAATCTCACAACCATGAAAAAGGCGAACCAGATCCTCATATCTGGCTTTCACCCAAGCTTGTTCTTAAGCAGGCTGAAATTATTAAAAACGCCCTTATCGAAACTGATCCTGTAAATTCCAAAATTTACGAAAAAGGACATCTTGATTTTGAAAATGAAATAAAAGCTCTGGACTCAGAGCTTACTTCTGTTTTCGAAAAAACAGAAAATCGCAAATTCATAGTCTTTCACCCTTCATGGGGCTATTTTGCCAAGGCTTATAATCTTGAACAGGTTCCCATAGAAATTGAAGGGAAACAGCCAAAACCAGCTCAAATGAAAAATCTGATAATCACTGCCAGAAATCTTGGCATAAAAATGGTGTTTGCCCAGCCACAATTCTCGACCCAGACTGCGGATACAATCGCAAGGGAAATTGGAGGAAAGGTTGCTTTTGCTGATCCACTTGCGGAAAACTGGGCAGAAAACCTGAGAAAAACCGCTTCTCAGTTCAAGAATGAGGCAAGGTAAATATCATGAATACTCAATCATCAATTCCTGCAATAGAGATAAGCAATCTTGGCTTTTCATACAAAGATTCCGAACCTGCTCTTGCAAACGTAAATTTTAAAATTCCGGAAAATGATTTTGTCGCTGTCATTGGGCCAAACGGAGGCGGCAAGACAACTCTAATCAAACTGATCCTCGGCCTACTTCAGCCATCAACAGGCAACATCAAAGTTTTTGGTTCGGCGCCAGAAAAAAACAGCCACAGAATCGGTTACGTTCCCCAGGAAACCAGTATAAACATAGACTTCCCCATATCTGTTCTTGATGTGGTTAAAATGGGCAGACTGAAACCATTCAAAGGCCCTTTCGGAACAAACAGGGAAGATATTGATCATGCAGTCCAAACCCTTGATCTTCTTGGGATGAAGGATTTTCTCAAACGAAGGATCGGAAGTCTTTCAGGAGGCCAGAGACAAAGGGTTTTCATAGCCAGGGCCCTTGTATCCGACCCCGACGTTCTTATCCTTGATGAACCTACAGCAAGTGTTGACACCAAGGGCCAGACAGAACTCTATGAAAGGCTGGCTGGTTTCAACAGCAAAAAGACCATAATCGTTGTAAGCCATGACCTTATGGTCATATCCACCTACGTCAAATCCGTGGCATGCGTGAATCGCGAAGCATACTACCATTGCCACGCAGAACTCACACCCAACATGCTTGAAATGGCATACAAATGCCCTGTTGATCTGGTTGCCCACGGCTTCCCTCACAGGGTTCTTCAACCTCACGGAGATAAAACAAAATGATGGAAGCCCTGGGATTTGAATTCATGAGAAACGCCATCATGGCAGGACTTCTCGCCAGCCTGGCCTGCGGAATAATAGGCTCTCTCGTTGTGGCAAAAAGAATAGTCTTCATATCAGGCGGAATTGCCCATGCCGCCTACGGTGGAATAGGCATAGCATTTTTCTTTGGCCTTCCTTATATGGTCGGCACACTCGGATTTTCCCTTGTTGTTGCCATCGTCATGACCTTCCTTACCCTCGACAACAAGCACAGGGCAGACACGGTGATCGGGGTTCTATGGGCAGCCGGAATGGCGCTGGGGGTTGTGCTTATAGATCTTACTCCAGGCTACAATGTGGATCTGATGAGCTATCTCTTCGGCAGCATACTTGCCGTAACACCGGACGATCTTTACATGATGTCCTTAATGTGCCTCATCATAATTTTCATGGTTGTCTTTTTCTATAACGATTTTCTTGCCATGTCATACGATCCTGATTTTGCCAGACTCAGAAGAATTCCCGTTAGACTCCTTTATGCAATCCTTCTTGTAATGATAGCAGTATCAATAGTCATGGTAATAAAGGTAGTGGGACTGATCCTCGTGATAGCCCTTATGACCATACCACCCTACATGGCAGAAAAAAAATCCGTATCCCTCGGCCAGATGATGGTGATTTCAAGCATTCTAAGCGCAGTCTTTACCCTGGGAGGCTTATGGATATCCTACGCCTTTGATATAACATCAGGAGCCGCCATAATTCTGTTCGCATCAGCAGCTTTTGCAGTATTCTTCATAAAAGAAAAAGGAAAAGTATAAATACTGAAAACTGCTTTAAAAGACGCGGATCGCTTTTTTAAAAAAACTCCGCAAAGGGCTTTTGGATTTTGAAGTCGGATTTTAGATGGAATATATAGTCGTAGGGTGATCAAGCCGCAAGGCTTGCGCACCATAAGAATGATTCACAAAACAAGTCAGATAGTAATTTCCAGGGCGGTTCAAGCATGTGTACACAATGCGATTATAACAAACTGATGTCGGAATGCGGCCTGAAACCCTCTCCAAGAAGGGTCATGCTAATGTCTGTTATAGGATCAAGCGGACGGCCCCTTACTGCCTCAGAAATCCACAGCATAGTTCTTGAAACCGAAAGCATGGATCGCGTAACCGTTTACAGAATCCTCGATACTCTTGTAAAATACGGTCTGGCTGAAAAAATAGGCAGCCCTGACGCAAGATCCTTTTTCTATGGCCTGTCACCAAGCAGCCTTCATCCGGCTCACCCCCATTTTTTCTGTAGAATGTGCGGAAAAGCAAAATGCCTTAGCCCATCCATTGTGCCAGACGTCTCAAGAAACGAAATCAAATCCATGATTCCAGGAATAACAGAAACAGTGCAGATCAATATTGCCGGTGTCTGCTCAGAGTGCCTTACAGAAGAAAAAAGCCTTTAAAATAAGGAATGGAAGCTTGAGTTGAGATGCCTTGTATGGTTAATTTGCCTTAAAAAAAGACCAATTCGTAGCTCGGATTAGAGCGTCCTTTGCTCGTAATCCGACATTGATCCGAATACCTCCGGCGAGGCTTTATAACCCAATCGACCAAAGTCAGACGAAGCGTATTCGCTCGGCTGTTTTGAAGTTGATAGGGCGAGTGCCTCGAGCGGGTCGCTTTTTTGTAAAAAAGCTCCGCAAAAAACTTTAGGAGTTTGGATGATATCTTCAAAGTTCAGATAAAACCCCAAAAGCTAACAGCCAAAATATGATGAATATGTTAGCAAGCTTCACTGGAGATATGAGCCTATTATGAAAACAAAAAGATATATAATTGATGTCTTCATACTGCTTGCTCTTTTTGTATGCCTGGCTGGATGCAAAGCAGGAAATAGCATTGACTATTCAACTAAGCCTACCGCGACCACCACAAAAGGTGATTATGATTTTTCTGAGGGCAAAATTTATGTAACCAATCAAATAAAACAAACAATAAGCATGGCGAACATAGACGGCAGCGGAGGTGTTAGCCTTGGCAGTATTAATACGCATATGATTAGCCCTGTTGATATAGTTGTAGATAGCTCAAGGGAGAAAATTTTTATTTCTAATGCCGAGGGGGGAGACGTTTTTAAGGCGAATCTTGATGGATCAGAAAGTATCGATACTCGAGCTACTTGCATGGTCGGTGAAGACTGGTCTGTTGCAATGACTTACACGCTTGAAATAGATCCTGTTATTGGCAAACTATACGTTAGCGGGTTAAAATCAAAAATGGTTAATAAGCGAGTATATGTCAGAGGAGATGATCCCACTGTAATTATTCAGGCAAATCTTGATGGAAGTGATAAAAGATTTATTGCGCAGGATATTCTCAAAAAAATTGATCCTGAAAGCAAGCATATCATGCTTGGAGGTATAGATGCCAAACACAGGACAATGTATTTTTGGTATCGTGATACAGTAATTATGGGAAAGATGGATAACAATGAAATTAAAATGATTAGAAAAGGCGTTATAGGGAATTTTGCCATAGATCCCGAAAATGAAAAAATTTACTGGATTACCTGGCAAGAGAATCCATATGATTCTATGACTTCAAATAAGATTCCCGATAAAGCGCTGAAGTCTCTGGATAATATGAAGGAATTTGTATATTCGAAACATGAATCAGGTAAATTCTATATTCACCGCACCAATTTAGATGGCAGCGACCTGCTCAACCTCGGTGATATGAATGGATTGTTGGATCAACCAACAAGCATAGCTTTAGATCCGGTGAATAAAAAAATGTATATAGGCAACGGGGGCAACAGTACAATAATCAGGGCAAATCTTGATGGCACCAGTGCGGAAAACCTGGGAAACCTCAATGGAACTGTTGATCATCCGAGGGGTATCGCCATACTCCCACCGGGTGTTGTGGAAAAACCTAAAAACTCTAAAGAATGACACAAATACACGCACAATCAGACGCAGGCAAACACCGGTTCCAATAGAAAGCCAGCAACTATCGTTAATCAGAAACTAAAATATAAAAACACTCGAGTTCATTATGATAGCCACATCAATTTCATTACTGTTTTTAACCGCCCTCGGCTCTTCCGTATTCTTCGGGAAACTGCCGAATATTGTCTTCATTATATATATGGTGATGAGCGTCATTGCCTTTATTGCTTACGGCCTGGACAAATCCGCAGCTAAAAGAGACAGATGGCGGACGCCTGAAAAGACTCTCCAGCTAATGGGGCTTTTATGCGGATGGCCTGGGGCTATTGCAGGCCAGAAGTTCTTCAGACACAAATCTAAAAAAACATCATTCCAGATTGTTTTCTGGATTTCTGTCATTTTCAATTGTTCTGGCCTTGCTGTGTTTTATTTTAAAGGGATATAAAACAGCCTTACTTGCTTCCAAATTCCCAAAACCATAAAGTTTTTTGCCAAGCTTTTTTACAAAAAAGCGGCCCGCAAGCACCTCTTTAAAATCTTCCGATACAATACGGATCAGATAAGAATCCCTGCATATCCCACAAAGCTGTCTGACTGCATTATGTCATTGCTTGTATAATAATCCATCAGAACTGCAGGAGCATTGATTCCGGCTTCTGAAACAGCTGCCGCAAAAGCTGCGACCGACCCTGGACAGCAGGCGCTATGATTGTAAAGAGCTTCCTTTATTATAGCCTCAGGATCAAGGGAACAGGCTTTTTTAATGAATCCTGCGTCATTCACATTCTTGACCCAATCGACGGCTGCCGCTCCCCTGCCCTTTGGAGAAAAGGCATAATTAGCGCCATAATGGGTAAGATCTGTGGATGATACTATCTTGATCTTTCTGCCAAGCTTTTCTGCGGAACGGACAACCTGCCTGCCTGCTATGAGTGCAGCCTCAGATGGAGGAACTCCGATGCCCACAACCTTTACATCACCGAAAAAGAATCTGATGAAAGGCATTTGCAGCTCAATTGTGTTATCCCTGATAAAATTTCCCCAGCCCTTTTCGAATTTGAGTCCTGATTCCGACTCAAAATCAGAGGCAAAATCTTCATCAACTTTAAGTGTTCCAAAAGGAGTTTCCCATTCGCCTCTGTCTGTCAGACAGGGTTTGGACATGGTGTGCATGTGCATGCCGAATACAACAACCAGATCAGGTTTTTCACCCTCACTCAGAAGCCTTATGGCGTTACAGGCTATTTTGCCCGAATAAAACCATCCTGCATGCGGCACAACTGCGGCAAATGCCGGACGACCAATACTTTCAACTCCCTTGAATTCGGAAACAAAAGCATTTATGTCTCTTTTGCATTTTTCTGCGTCAAGAGGGTACCAGCTTCCTGCAAACATTGAGTCTTTGAGTTTCATGGCATTCTCCTCCAAATAATAATCAAGCAAATGAGATATATCTCTTTTAAGCGTCTAAAATGGAGAAACAGGCGAAAAAAACCGTTTTTTTGGCACTTCTTAAACTTTTCTTTCAAAAATTGATGCTTAATGTAGTATATAAATTTTCTTTGTTTGAAAATACTAAGTTATTTTCCGAAGTCAAATATCCGGCGGCTTGAAAAGAAAATTGATATAGAATTCCGCCGTAAAAATATTTTGGATCCATAAGAAGGTCAGGAGAAAAAATCATGTGGGATTATACTGAAAAAGTAAAGGAACACTTCCTCAATCCGAGGAATGTCGGAACCATCGAAGATGCGGACGGAGTTGGCGAAGTTG contains:
- a CDS encoding metal ABC transporter solute-binding protein, Zn/Mn family, with the translated sequence MKNNPLIIIALFAMMLPLTVYQALASEKKMPVFVSILPQKYFVEKIGGNLVEVSVMVEPGANPHTYEPKPAQMIKLSSSKIFFTIGINFEDIWLKKITAASPDIKIVRTDEGIQKLVMDEDGHEGESGDDKKSHNHEKGEPDPHIWLSPKLVLKQAEIIKNALIETDPVNSKIYEKGHLDFENEIKALDSELTSVFEKTENRKFIVFHPSWGYFAKAYNLEQVPIEIEGKQPKPAQMKNLIITARNLGIKMVFAQPQFSTQTADTIAREIGGKVAFADPLAENWAENLRKTASQFKNEAR
- a CDS encoding metal ABC transporter ATP-binding protein → MNTQSSIPAIEISNLGFSYKDSEPALANVNFKIPENDFVAVIGPNGGGKTTLIKLILGLLQPSTGNIKVFGSAPEKNSHRIGYVPQETSINIDFPISVLDVVKMGRLKPFKGPFGTNREDIDHAVQTLDLLGMKDFLKRRIGSLSGGQRQRVFIARALVSDPDVLILDEPTASVDTKGQTELYERLAGFNSKKTIIVVSHDLMVISTYVKSVACVNREAYYHCHAELTPNMLEMAYKCPVDLVAHGFPHRVLQPHGDKTK
- a CDS encoding metal ABC transporter permease, with amino-acid sequence MMEALGFEFMRNAIMAGLLASLACGIIGSLVVAKRIVFISGGIAHAAYGGIGIAFFFGLPYMVGTLGFSLVVAIVMTFLTLDNKHRADTVIGVLWAAGMALGVVLIDLTPGYNVDLMSYLFGSILAVTPDDLYMMSLMCLIIIFMVVFFYNDFLAMSYDPDFARLRRIPVRLLYAILLVMIAVSIVMVIKVVGLILVIALMTIPPYMAEKKSVSLGQMMVISSILSAVFTLGGLWISYAFDITSGAAIILFASAAFAVFFIKEKGKV
- a CDS encoding Fur family transcriptional regulator, giving the protein MCTQCDYNKLMSECGLKPSPRRVMLMSVIGSSGRPLTASEIHSIVLETESMDRVTVYRILDTLVKYGLAEKIGSPDARSFFYGLSPSSLHPAHPHFFCRMCGKAKCLSPSIVPDVSRNEIKSMIPGITETVQINIAGVCSECLTEEKSL
- a CDS encoding DUF1294 domain-containing protein → MIATSISLLFLTALGSSVFFGKLPNIVFIIYMVMSVIAFIAYGLDKSAAKRDRWRTPEKTLQLMGLLCGWPGAIAGQKFFRHKSKKTSFQIVFWISVIFNCSGLAVFYFKGI
- the amrB gene encoding AmmeMemoRadiSam system protein B; this translates as MKLKDSMFAGSWYPLDAEKCKRDINAFVSEFKGVESIGRPAFAAVVPHAGWFYSGKIACNAIRLLSEGEKPDLVVVFGMHMHTMSKPCLTDRGEWETPFGTLKVDEDFASDFESESGLKFEKGWGNFIRDNTIELQMPFIRFFFGDVKVVGIGVPPSEAALIAGRQVVRSAEKLGRKIKIVSSTDLTHYGANYAFSPKGRGAAAVDWVKNVNDAGFIKKACSLDPEAIIKEALYNHSACCPGSVAAFAAAVSEAGINAPAVLMDYYTSNDIMQSDSFVGYAGILI